Proteins encoded by one window of Melopsittacus undulatus isolate bMelUnd1 chromosome 23, bMelUnd1.mat.Z, whole genome shotgun sequence:
- the SYCE2 gene encoding synaptonemal complex central element protein 2 isoform X1, whose protein sequence is MSRKDREGPEMEAAASPTVPGLGREETPEEDADRPRTEPVPGAEAALDAPSSRYFASLDATVGDLQHRAQHLIDNVNSSRKEDHNVMSTFRESLLLKVSGLAERLEEQLFHLYGIHNELIQERLQELAEVMERVGEAEAELRQVCRTVEAAYRDLCLQPET, encoded by the exons ATGTCACGGAAGGACCGGGAAGGGCCCGAGATGGAGGCCGCCGCCAGCCCCACCgtgccagggctgggcagggaggagacCCCCGAGGAGGACGCTGACCG GCCGAGGACGGAGCCGGTGCCCGGTGCAGAGGCAGCGCTGGATGCTCCTTCCTCCCGGTACTTCGCCTCCCTGGATGCCACCGTTGGGGACCTGCAGCACCGCGCTCAGCACCTCATTGACAACgtgaacagcagcaggaaggaggatCACAACGTGATGAGCACCTTCAGAGAGAGCCTCCTGCTCAAG GTTTCGGGCCTGGCGGAGCggctggaggagcagctctTCCACCTCTATGGCATCCACAATGAGCTGATCCAGGagcggctgcaggagctggccGAGGTGATGGAGAGGGTGGGAGAGGCTGAGGCCGAGCTCCGGCAGGTCTGCCGCACTGTGGAGGCTGCTTACCGGgacctctgcctgcagcccgaGACCTGA
- the FARSA gene encoding phenylalanine--tRNA ligase alpha subunit: protein MSPGVAELLLQRLEREAAAPGAGICSLEAAAALGLDHQALVGAVKSLQALGEVIEAEPRAATRWELSPEGTEVLRDGSPEVRLFRSLPAEGLPQADAMKLPGGSVGFSKAMANKWLRLEKGAPGGPRVFRAVPEVQDTVQEALRRLHQGETEAVPERERNDLKRRKLLLEVTLKSYWIRKGSAFSTAVARQETELTPEMITTGSWRQLPFKPYNFAALGLAPAAGHLHPLLKVRSELRQIFLEMGFTEMPTQNFVESSFWNFDALFQPQQHPARDQHDTFFLQDPAEAAELPPGYTAKVKKVHSHGGYGSQGYKYDWKLEEARRNLLRTHTTAASARMLYRLAQQERFSPVKYFSIDRVFRNESLDATHLAEFHQVEGVVADRGLTLGHLMGILRQFFTKLGITQLRFKPAYNPYTEPSMEVFSYHEGLKKWVEVGNSGIFRPEMLLPMGLPENISVLAWGLSLERPTMIKYGINNIRELVGHRVNLQMVYDSPLCRLAA, encoded by the exons ATGTCCCCCGGCGTGGccgagctgctcctgcagcgcCTGGAACGGGAGGCGGCGGCGCCCGGAGCCGGGATCTGCAGCCTTGAGGCGGCCGCGGCGCTCGGCCTGGACCACCAGGCCCTGGTGGGGGCCGTCAAGAGCCTGCAGGCGCTGGGGGAG GTGATCGAGGCGGAGCCACGGGCGGCCACGCGATGGGAGCTGAGCCCCGAGGGCACCGAGGTGCTGCGGGATGGGAGCCCCGAGGTGCGGCTGTTCCGGAGCCTCCCGGCCGAGGGGCTGCCCCAGGCTGATGCCATG AAGCTGCCCGGTGGCTCCGTTGGCTTCAGTAAGGCCATGGCCAACAAGTGGCTGCGTCTGGAGAAGGGGGCACCGGGGGGACCTCGAGTCTTCCGTGCT GTGCCGGAGGTGCAGGACACGGTGCAGGAGGCCCTGCGGCGGCTGCACCAAGGGGAGACCGAGGCCGTCCCCGAGCGCGAACGCAACGACCTCAAGAGGAGGAAACTGCTGCTGGAAGT cacCCTTAAATCCTACTGGATCCGGAAGGGCAGCGCATTCAGCACGGCTGTGGCGCGGCAAGAGACGGAGCTGACACCGGAAATGATCACGAC GGGTTCCTGGCGGCAGCTCCCATTCAAACCCTACAACTTCGCAGCGCTGGGGCTGGCACCGGCCGCTGGTCACCTCCATCCGCTGCTGAAGGTTCGCTCCGAGCTAAGGCAGATCTTCCTGGAAATGGG GTTCACAGAGATGCCGACGCAGAACTTCGTGGAAAGCTCCTTTTGGAACTTCGATGCCCTATTCCAGCCGCAGCAGCACCCGGCGCGGGACCAACACGACACCTTCTTCCTGCAGG ACCCTGCTGAGGCCGCTGAGCTCCCCCCTGGTTACACAGCCAAGGTGAAGAAGGTCCATTCGCATGGAGGTTATGGCTCGCAGGG CTACAAATACGACTGGAAGCTGGAGGAGGCACGCAGGAACCTGCTGCGCACCCACACCACGGCCGCCAGCGCCCGCATGCTCTATAGGTTGGCTCAACAG GAGAGGTTCTCCCCAGTGAAATACTTCTCCATCGACCGCGTGTTCCGCAATGAGAGCCTGGATGCCACACACCTCGCTGAGTTCCACCAGGTCGAGGGCGTCGTGGCCGATCGTGGCCTCACCCTCGGCCACCTCATGGGCATCCTGCGGCAGTTCTTCACCAAGCTGG GTATCACCCAGCTGCGGTTCAAGCCGGCGTATAACCCCTATACAGAGCCCAGTATGGAGGTGTTCAGTTACCATGAGG ggCTCAAGAAGTGGGTGGAAGTGGGGAATTCCGGGATCTTCCGCCCGGAGATGCTGCTGCCTATGGGGCTCCCAGAGAACATCTCAGTCCTGGCCTGGGGGCTCTCCTTGGAGCG CCCCACCATGATCAAATACGGCATCAACAACATCCGGGAGCTGGTGGGGCACCGGGTGAACCTGCAGATGGTCTATGACAGCCCCCTGTGCCGCCTGGCCGCCTGA
- the SYCE2 gene encoding synaptonemal complex central element protein 2 isoform X2 has protein sequence MSRKDREGPEMEAAASPTVPGLGREETPEEDADRTEPVPGAEAALDAPSSRYFASLDATVGDLQHRAQHLIDNVNSSRKEDHNVMSTFRESLLLKVSGLAERLEEQLFHLYGIHNELIQERLQELAEVMERVGEAEAELRQVCRTVEAAYRDLCLQPET, from the exons ATGTCACGGAAGGACCGGGAAGGGCCCGAGATGGAGGCCGCCGCCAGCCCCACCgtgccagggctgggcagggaggagacCCCCGAGGAGGACGCTGACCG GACGGAGCCGGTGCCCGGTGCAGAGGCAGCGCTGGATGCTCCTTCCTCCCGGTACTTCGCCTCCCTGGATGCCACCGTTGGGGACCTGCAGCACCGCGCTCAGCACCTCATTGACAACgtgaacagcagcaggaaggaggatCACAACGTGATGAGCACCTTCAGAGAGAGCCTCCTGCTCAAG GTTTCGGGCCTGGCGGAGCggctggaggagcagctctTCCACCTCTATGGCATCCACAATGAGCTGATCCAGGagcggctgcaggagctggccGAGGTGATGGAGAGGGTGGGAGAGGCTGAGGCCGAGCTCCGGCAGGTCTGCCGCACTGTGGAGGCTGCTTACCGGgacctctgcctgcagcccgaGACCTGA